A region of the Acidimicrobiales bacterium genome:
TGTCGGCACCCAGGAGGGCCTGGACGGCGACCGCCCCTTCGGGCGTGAGCCGGTGCGTGGAGCCGTCGTAGGTCGACCGGAACGTCACCCCGTCGTCGTCCACCTTGGGCGCCAGCGAGAACACCTGGTAGCCCCCCGAATCGGTGAGCACGTGACGCGGCCACGACGCGAAGCCGTGCATCCCGCCCAGCTCGTCGACCACGCCGGCGCCCGGGCGCAACATGAGGTGGTACGTGTTGGCCAGGATCACCTCGGCGCCGAGGTCCTCCAGATCGGCCGGCGACAGCGCCCGCACCGCCCCCCTCGTCCCCACCGGCATGAAGCAGGGCGTGCGGAAGCTGCCCCGTGCGGTGGTCACCACACCCGCCCGAGCCGTCCCGTCGGTCGCCTCGATGCGCAGCTGCAGCGTCGGCGTCAACGCGGCGACCGGCGGGACACCACCATGGCGTCGCCGAACGACAAGAAGCGGTAGCCCTCGGCCAGGGCCACGTCGTACAGCCGCCGCCAACCGTCGCCGGCGAAGGCGGCGAGCAGGACGAGGAGCGACGACCGGGGCTGGTGGAAGTTGGTGAGCAGCACGTCGACCACCCGGAACGGGTAGTCGCCGGCGATGAACAGGCTGGTCCGCCCGGCGAGCTCGCCGCTGGCCGCCGCCGCTTCGAGGGCACGGACGGTGGTCGTGCCCACGGCCACGACGCGCTCGGCCGCCGTGCACGCCTCCAGGGTGGCCTCCGGGACGTCGTAGCGCTCGGCGTGCATCACGTGGTCCTCGACCCGTTCGGTCTGCACGGGGCGGAAGGTGGCCATCCCGACGGCCAGGTCCACGGTGTGGATCCGAGCGCCGCGGGCCACGCAGCGGTCGAGCACGGCCCGGCTCAGATGGAGCCCTGCGGTGGGCGCGGCCACGGACCCCGGCGTCCTGGCATAGACGGTCTGGTAGCGCTCGGGATCGGCCAGCCCGGCCGTGATGTACGGGGGGAGGGCCACGGCGGCGTGTCCGTCGATGTCGCGGAGAAGGCGCACGGCGAACGTGCCGTCTCCGCGCCGCGCGCCGACCTCGACAAGCGGCGGGCCTCCGCGCTCGGGCGACAGCAGCGTGCCGGGCGGCGTGCGCCGGGCCGGGCGGATCATCGCCTCCCAGTCCTGTGCGGCGAGGTCGCCGGTGGCGGCCGACGGCTCCAGCAGCAGCACCTCGACCTGGCCGCCCGTGGTCTTGTGGAGGCGCAGCCGGGA
Encoded here:
- the queA gene encoding tRNA preQ1(34) S-adenosylmethionine ribosyltransferase-isomerase QueA, with translation MDTASFDYLLPADAIAQVPAEPRESARLLVSLDHSGAPSHRSVRDLPDLLGPGDVVVVNETRVRPSRLRLHKTTGGQVEVLLLEPSAATGDLAAQDWEAMIRPARRTPPGTLLSPERGGPPLVEVGARRGDGTFAVRLLRDIDGHAAVALPPYITAGLADPERYQTVYARTPGSVAAPTAGLHLSRAVLDRCVARGARIHTVDLAVGMATFRPVQTERVEDHVMHAERYDVPEATLEACTAAERVVAVGTTTVRALEAAAASGELAGRTSLFIAGDYPFRVVDVLLTNFHQPRSSLLVLLAAFAGDGWRRLYDVALAEGYRFLSFGDAMVVSRRSPR